In a genomic window of Myotis daubentonii chromosome X, mMyoDau2.1, whole genome shotgun sequence:
- the LOC132225135 gene encoding ATP synthase subunit epsilon, mitochondrial-like — MVAYWRQAGLSYILYSQICAKAVRDALKPEFKASAEKTSSSSVKIVKVKKE; from the coding sequence ATGGTGGCCTACTGGCGACAGGCTGGACTCAGCTACATCCTCTACTCCCAGATATGTGCCAAAGCAGTGCGGGATGCACTGAAGCCTGAATTCAAAGCAAGCGCCGAGAAGACTTCCAGCAGCAGCGTCAAAATTGTGAAAGTGAAGAAGGAATAA